The genome window TACAACTGCATCATGGCCCGACGCATGGCGGAGCGGGGTGTGCGTTTCGTGCAGCTTTACAATCGCGGGTGGGATCAGCATGGCAACCTGCCGAACGAAATTAAGAAACAGTGTAAAGCGTCAGACCAGCCTCAGGCCGGCCTGCTGAAAGACCTCAAGCGCCGGGGGATGCTGGATGAAACGCTTGTGGTCTGGGGCGGCGAGTTTGGTCGTGGTGTTTACAGCCAGGGTAAACTAACTGAGGAGAATTACGGGCGCGACCACCATCCCAAGTGCTTTACCATGTGGATGGCCGGCGGGGGTGTGAAGCCTGGCATTACCTACGGCCAAACGGACGAATACTCTTACAATATTCTGGATGGGGGGATTCACGTTCATGACTTGCATGCCACCATGTTCCATTTGCTTGGTATCAATCACGAGAAACTGACCTATCGTTACCAGGGGCGTGATTTCCGGCTGACGGATGTGCACGGCAAGATCGTGAAGGATATTCTCGCTTAAACAGTGCTCCGGTAAGCGCATGGATTTCATCTCATTTTTAGGGCGTCTGCATCCCGTCGTCCTGCACCTGCCCATAGGGGCCTTGTTTACGGTGATCGTCGCTGAGATCTGGTTGTTGCGTTCGACGCAGCGCAAGGATCAGTTGCTGCTCTTCGTTCTCTATCTTTTCACATTGTTGACCGCAGTGTTGGCGATCGCGACCGGACTTATACTTCACGAGGAAGATGCATACGGCGGCTCGACTCTCGATCTGCATGAGAAACTGGGAATCGCCACCGGTGTGGTCATGATTCTTCTGGCTGGCTGTGCCTATGTGGCTGTTCGAATGCAGTCAAAGCATTCCGGCCTCAGTCGCTGGGTGACGATTCGCCGATTGGGCCTGTTTGTATCCACGGGCCTGATTACGGTTACCGGACACTATGGTGGCGAACTGACTCATGGTCGGGGCTTCCTCTTTGAATACGGGCCCGCCTTTTTACGTGAGTCGACCAAAGTGGAGCCGGTTGAAATTACCGCGGAGATCACCGCTTTTGACGCTGCGATTCACCCGATCATCGAGAATTATTGTGTCTATTGCCACGACGACGAGACGACCAAGGGTAAGCTGCGTATGGACAGCCCGGAGGCAATGCTGGCTGGCGGCAGCACGGGGCCATTGTTTGTCGCTGGTGATACGGAGAACAGCCTGATGCTTGAGCGCATACACCTTCCCGACGATCACGAGGACCATATGCCTCCGATTGAAAAGCGGCAACCGAGCGAAGAGGAAATCGCTGCGCTAACCTGGTGGATTGAGAGCGGTGCATCATTCGATATGAAACTAAGCGACCCTCAGGTTCCAGAGTCTGTTCAGGCCGTTGTGCCCGGCGATGAGCCAGTCGAAGAAGAGCCGAAAATCTCAGAAGAACTGGATTTGGAAGCCGTGCAGGAATTACGCGATCAACTGCTGACCATCCAGCGGATTCAGCAGGGAGATAATCGCCTCTGGGTCAGTTTTAGTGCCATAGCCACCACGGCCGGAGATGATTTTATATTACAGCTTCGGCCACTGGCGAATTTTGTCACTTGGCTGGATCTGGCCCGTACGCAGATCACGGATGCCTCCATGTCAGAACTTGCCCTTATGAAAAATCTTGAGCAACTGAATCTGAATGCCTGCGACATTACTGACGAAGGGATCAAACAATTGGAAGGCCTTGATAATCTCAAGGATCTAAACCTGGCCGAGACACCGGTCAGTGAAGCTTCACTTCCGACACTGATTCAACTGGACTCGCTTGAAACAGTCCACCTTTTCGGCACCGGATGGACAGCAGAGGGTGCGGAAGTTTTTCGAAGAATCCGACCCGACGTAACGGTCAACATCGGTGAGTGAGCGGCTGGGAACAGGCACATCAGCCGGCCATCAGAAATCTACAGTCGCTTGATTCGGATATTGCGCAGCCAGAAGGGCATGCCGTGATCCTGAAAGCCAATTTTGCCGCTTGTGGATAAAGATTCTCCGTTAATTTCATGGGCCTTCAGGTCCGTGTGATCGTGAACCAGTACGCCATTGATGACAACCGTGAGCAGTGAGCCCTCTAGTTTGACCACAGCACGGTTCCATTCGCCCGGAAGCTTGTTGGCGGATTTGGCCAACGGATCTCCGGCCTGGCGATCCTTGAACATGATGATGCCGCCAAGGTCGTGCCAACCCGGTTTTTCCTTTTTGTGACACTGGGTCAGTTGGAGCTCCAAGCCCGTGAAAACGGGGTTATCTACGTCGGACACCCGGAAGTAAAAGCCCGAGTTGCCGTTTGGAGTGAATTTAAATTCAAACTCGCAGATAAAGTCGGTGTAATCCTCCTTGAGCCAAAGATAGGAGCCGAAACGATTCCATCCTTTTTCACCCGGACGCGGTTCGAGAGAAACATTTTTTCCGTCTACCGACCAATTGCCCTCTGTCGTGACTTTTGAAAGGTCACCGTCGATGACCGTTTCCCATTCAGACGTTTCGGCGAAACATGGCAAAATAGTGGAAATGCCAATCAGTATGATTAAGGAGCTGAGTTTGTGTTTTGTTTTCAGATGCATAGAGCTGCGGGTGTTATGGACTTGGGTGCCTGATGACTGATTTTTGTTTTTCGGGCGGAATTGGAATGCTGCCCTGAACTGAGCGAACAGAGGGGAGGTATTCTACGTCTGGGCCTCTTCGGACAAGTCGTGGATGCAGTTAGGGAGTGAAATCAGAAACGTGCTTCCTTTATCGGGCGTGCTTTTCATGCTTATGCTGGCTCCGATGAGATCACATATCTTGCGGCATATGGTTAGGCCCAAACCTGCTCCTTCATGGTGCCGTGACAACGAACTTTCGATCTGGTAGAACGGTTCAAAAATTTTCATTTGCTTGTCAGCCTCAATGCCGATTCCGGTGTCGGTGACACTGAAGTCCAGTCCGTTCTCGTTGATTTGAACCCCAACTGTAACAGATCCTTCCTCTGTGAATTTCAGTGCATTGTTTATCAGATTGATCAGCAACTGGCGTAGACGAAGAGCATCTGTTTTGATTGTCTCGGGCAATCCCGGGGCCTCTGTTAGCTTTAATTCCAGTCTCTCAAAGTCCGCTTTGGGCTTCATGATCTTGACGATACTGTTGAGAAAGGCGCTAAGTTCGAAGGTTGTTTCCTCGATTCTGAATTCCCCGCGTTCCAGTTTGGAGAAGTCCAGGATCTCACTGATCAATGAAAGTAAATGAGCGCCTGAATCGTGGATGGTTTCGAGCGCCTTACGTTTTTCCAGGTCTTTCTCGTCGAGCGCCAAAATTTCGCTCAGTCCGATGATCGGGTTCAAGGGAGTCCGTAGTTCGTGACTAATGACGGAAAGAAAATCATTTTTGGCCAGGTTGGCGGATTCAGCCCTTTTGACGTTTTCCTCAAGTTCTTTTTGTATGCGCCGCTGTAGATCGATATAGTCGTTCTCTTTTCTGTAATGATCCAAGTCCGCCTCTATTGCGGTGCGGAAGCCATTGACCAGGCGTTTGATTTTATCCGAAAATTTATTTTCCTTGGAGTCCAGAATACAGAGCGTGCCAAAAATACTCCCGTCCGGCCAGAGGAGCGGAACTCCGTAATACGCGATCATACCCAGGGGAACATCAGGATTATCTGCCCAGAGGGGATCCTTCAGCGCATCGACGATAGATAAGTCCTCCCGGTTGGCGACGACAGTTTCACAGTAGAGCCCGCAGCCCAAGTGTTCCTTCGCACCTTCTTCATAAACATTATCAGGATTCGTGCTGGAGGCATGTACTTCAATCTCTCCCTCGAGCAAGCGCATTACCAGTGCGGCGGGAATTTCGCCAATTTCGATCAGGATGTTCAGCAACTCACGCCACTTTTCCAGAATATCATCAGACTGTTTGCTGAAAGCGGCGTCCTTGATTGGGATGGTGACAGAATCCCGTCCCCGGACGAAGACATCTGTCTTCACGGTATGTTTGGAATGGTGCAATGCTTTAGGGATATCTCAGCAAACCACGATATCAAGCAGTTTAAACCAACCGAACGTTAAACAGCGTACTTTTTACAGGCCGGACCAATATGCGCTTATTCGCCGGATTAGAGGCAGGTGCTCTCGCCGTTGCGCAGTGTCTTGAATGCTTGTCCATTCAGCCGGCAGGCTTCTTCAAAAATCGCCGGATCGGCGGTGTTGAATGCAAACATGTCGTAGTGGTGGGGGATGACCAACTTTGCCTCAACCGCGCGGCCCAACGTGGCGGCTTCCTCTCCGTTGAGATTTCCCGCAACACGTCGTTCAGGCTTGTTTCCGTTAATTGGTAGAAAAGCGACATCAGGGGCGAAAGGCTTTAAAGAATCGATCAAGCCTTCGTGTATCAGGGTATCACCGCTGTGATAGATGGTTTTTCCGGCAACTTTTATGACAAAGCCCATGAACTTACAGTTTCCGTGCTCATCTCGATCGACATTATTGTGGGCGGCACTAATGCCATGGATTTCCATGCCCCCGAATGTGGTCATTTCGCCTGCGTTCGTCTCTAGCATACGATCAGCTATGTTGCCGAGCCGATTGAGGATGAATTCCCGATTGGCGCGTGGGCATAGTAGTTTCGCATCGGGGTTGGCTTCAAAAAGTGGCAGTAGTGTCTCTGCATCCAGATGGTCGGTGTGGTTGTGGGAACTGGTGATGAGATCAATTCCCGTAATCTGTGCCGGAGCGATTACCTGCTCGGTGACACGCTGGTGCGGCTTGTCGGTATCGGCATACTTTTTCGTCAGTGAATCCGATAGATAGGGGTCGAACAAGATCGTTCCCTCAGCTGTGACCACCAGGAAACCGCTTTGTCCGAGCCACCAAACCTTTGTCGCTCCCTGACGCTGTGCTTGCTTAATGTCGGTGAGGAGGGCGTCGTCTTTTTGGAAAGCCTGCTTCACGGGTCAGGTAAGCTTGAGCTCTTTTTTAACTATTTCCACGCCGGCGACCATGTTGACCAGTTTGCGTTTGGCGGCCCAGCGGGCGGTCTGGCTCAATCCGCAGTCGGGAGCAAAAACCAATTTTTCAGCGGGGGCGTACTCGAGGCAGCGTCTGACGCGGCCTGCAATATCATCCGGGGTTTCAACATAATAACTTTTCACGTCGACGATGCCGACCGCGACATCCGTGTGTTTTGCGATCTCAGCGATGAGTTCCAGTTCGGCAAACTCACGACTGGCCATCTCGACGTGCATCTCGTCGCACTTGAAATCAAGAAACGCGGGGAACATGGGTGAAATTTGGCGCGGGCCCACCGCCCGGGCTTTAAAATTACCAAAGCAGAGATGGGTGCAGACGCGGGCTTTCCCTTCAATAGACTCGACCGTACGGTTAAAGATATCGACGAAACGGGCAGGATCCTCCTTGTAGGCGTAGCAGCTCATGGAGGGCTCATCGACACTGATTTCCGTGCAGCCAGCGGCCACCAGGGCTTCGAGCTCTTTTCGGACGATCGGCAACAAGGCCTCGGTGATGGCCCAGCGGTCCTTATACTGCTCATTGGGTAAAAGGCGGCCGCTCATGGTGTAGGGGCCGGGGACACTGGCTTTCAAAGTGACTTGCTTGCCGGGGTGCATCGCTTGATACACTTCGGCCAGCCGCTGGTATTCCTCCACTGCGCCCAGCCCTTCAGGAGCATGTAATTCGCCGGTGATGGCGTGTTTGCCTCGCTGATCATGAGCGGGAGGGCCGAAGAGACGGGGCGAAGCGGATTCCAGCTCGATTCCCTTGATGTAGCCGTAGAAGGAAAGGTTGAAGTCGAAGCGGGTTTGTTCACCGTCGGTAATGACATCCAGTCCGGCCGAAAGTTGGTCATGGACGGCGGCAATAACGGCGTCGCGTTGCACTTCGGAGATGTCGTTGACACCAAAGTTGTCCAGATTTTCAGAGGCGAGTTCGAGCCAACCGGGAAAGGGGTAGCTGCCGATGACTGAGTTACGAAGGGGGTTGGATTCCATGATGAGATATTATTGAGCGTTATCCGTATTCATACCTAGGCTGATCAAGCTAAAACATAGGTAAAGAGTTGATTATTAGATAGCTTTCAGAACATTTCTTCTTATTCAACAAGATCGTCCCACTGTCTGCTATTTTATGCCATGAAACCCAAGCTGAAATATGATTTCAAGGAGGATCGATCCTTATGGATAACCCTGAGCGGCTTGATCGATGCGCAGACCATGGAAAGGTTGACTTATGCAGACCATGAAGACGAGCGCTCTGTGACGGCGAAATACGCGATCGCAGATCTAAGAGAGGCTGATATGCGAGAGGTGACTCATCGCCAGATTCGTCATGTCGCTGCTCTTGATATTGGCGCATCCCGTACCAACCCTCATCTGCGGGTCGCATTTGTCGCCGCAGATCCTGTCGCAGTGGAATGTTGCCAATATTACATATCCATTTGTACGAGACTGAAAATCCCCTGGGAGCTGGCTATGTTCGAGCATGTTGAAGAAGCGCTTGGATGGTGCCGTCAGGTTCGCTCTGTAGGTTGAGGTACTCTTTTATGACCCCCCAATTTCTTTGGGGCGCAAAAAAAGGCCGGTCACAGCAGACCGGCCTTTCGGAATTTTTTTGGGAGAATGTGTTACTTCAACAGATCGACCATGGCTTCACCCATGGCGAGTCCGACATTCATGTAGGTCTTGGCGTTGCCGCTGTAGTGGGCGTTCGAGGAACTTCCCATGCTGAGCGGATGCGTATACACAGTGCTTACATCGCCTTTGAACTCGGAATATTCACCTTCGGCGTTGCCGACAGCCATCATCCCCTCGAGAATCATTTTTTCATTCCCTTCGGCATTGTCCTTATCGGTCTGGCCGAGGGTGGCGCAAACGAACTTGGCATCCGGTGCGTCGAATTCTTTGCGCAGTGCTTTAATCAAAGTGGCGAGGTTTTTGCCGTAGCGGTAAGCGTGTCCCGCGTTGTAGCGATCTTTGTCGCCCTGCCACCAAAGGAAACCGGCAATCTCGTAACCTTGTGCGTCCGGATAGTAAGTGTTCAATTCCTCTAGGATCTTTTTGGCGTTGGCGACATCGTCGTCGTACTGCTTGCCTGCATACCACTTGTGATTAGGCGGTTCCGGAATATTTCCTTTTTCCCAGCGTAAATGGCGCACCTCATCGTTATAGCCGGGATAAACGTAGGTTTTGCCATCCTTGGGGTCTTCATATTCGAAGCGTTCGCTACCGGGAGGGAGGAGATCCCAGCCCAAGCTTCGGTTGCCAATGGAGCTACGCAGTACCATGACCGGCTCGTCGATTGCGTTGCCGAGTTGATGGCCGATGCCCAGGTCAATGCCGATCTTTTTGCTTTTTACGGTGAGGAAATCGTTGCGACCAACCCGCATGCTGCCGCGTTTTTGCATGACATGGACCTGGCGGACATCCTGTCGGGTGGTCCAATTGCCCTCGTCATCGACGAGGAAAGGATAGAGGCCCTCGTTTTTAACGGCGTGCTCCAGAGTGCCTTCTTTATCCGCGGGACCGACCTTGCCCATTTCCAGGGTGTTGGACTGCCCCATGACGATGAAGACCTTGACCTTCTTCGACATGTCGGCGGGCTGACCGTCGGGTTGCGGCAAATCAGCGGCTTGAGACGCGGTAACAGAGGAGAGTGACGCCAAAAGGCCGACTAACAGGGCCTTTGAAACATGGGGTAATCTTTTATTCGAGATATGTGTAATCATTCGCATGAGGTTTCTTAGTGTTATTTGTTTTACAAGGCCTATTCTGGCCTGTTGGCCTATTGACTGTCTGTCTTCAGGGAAGTTCCACCCGTCGGAAAATATACGATTTGCAGAAGAAAACTTTGGCGTGACGATCCCATCATCCTGAGTTTTATTACCTACCAATGCACGTTCCCATTCCTGAAAATATCGAACTCGTTGAAGAACGCGGCGATCTCGTCATTCGTCGCTCCTGGCGCGGCCCGCACCTATGGTTTCTGTTGCTTTTCTGCATCATATGGAACGGCTTTCTTGTCTTCTGGTACTCGGCCGCATTCGGCGATTCCAATGCGCCACTGATCATGAAGCTCTTTCCGCTTGGGCATGTCGCCGTCGGAGTCGGCCTGACCTACTACGTCATTGCCGGGTTCGTCAACAAAACCGATATTCGCATCAACCCGCTTAAGGTGAGCGTTCTGAGCTATCCGATGAAGTGGTTCGGCAACAAAGAGGTGGCGATCGACGACATCAAGCAGCTCTACACCACGGAAAAGATTTCCAACAACAAGAACGGGACCAGCATGAGCTACACCGTCAACATCCTGACGCCTGCCGGGAAGCAGCTCAAACTGATCTCCGGACTGCAGGCTAAGGAGCAGGGGATCTATATTGAGAAAAAGATCGAGGAAGTGTTAGGGATTGAAGATGAAGCAGTCGCTGGTGAGGTGTAATACCTTTTAAAAGAGGGATCATTTGGGGAGAAGGGGGGAGAAGGGGAGAACTGACCAGGGAAAGCCTCTACGGATAGAAAAGTTCCCTTGTCCTTTTGTCCGGCGCAAGCTGTGGCATCAGCTGTGTTCCCGGCCCCAGAGCCAGAGTAGGTCGGCGAGACGATTCAGGTAGTGGATGAGTTCCGGGCGGACCGCGGCTCCGGAATCGCGGAGGGTAACGAGTCCACGTTCACAGCGGCGACAGGTGGTACGTGCCTGGTCAAAAAAAGCATCGGCTACGGTGTTGCCGGGATAGCTCCAGCCCTTGAAGCCACCCTTGCTGGATTCAAACTCATCTACCAGATTGGTCAGGGTATCGACTTTACTGAGATCGATCAGTTTTCCCTGATATTTCTCACTCAACTTTCCGCGATCCGCATCGTCGGTGGCTAGCTCGCACATCATTACGACCAGATCTTTCTGAATCTCCAGGATTTGCTCCCGGATGGAATCATTTTTAGCATGGGCGCGGCAAAGTCCCAAAGCCGAGTTCAGTTCATCGACTCGCCCGTAGGTCATAACGCGGGGATGGTTTTTCGGCACTCGCTTGCCGAAGAGCAAGGAGGTGCTGCCGTCATCACCGCGTTTGGTGGAAATACTCATGGGGTGAACATCGAACATTGAACATCGAACGTCCAACATTGAATGAAGTGCGGATGATTTAAAGTTGGAGGTTCGATGTTCGGCTTTCGTTGCGACTATTGCGCCTCGAGTAATAATTGAAGCATCTTTTTGGCTGCGTCCGGGATGACTGTTCCGGGGCCGAAGATGGCCTTGGCCCCGTGCTCGTAGAGGTAGTCGTAGTCCTGCGCGGGGATAACGCCGCCACAGACGACCATAATATCTTCGCGACCCAGCTTCTTGAGTTCGTCCACAAGCTGTGGGAGCAGTGTTTTGTGCCCGGCGGCGAGTGATGACATGGCGACGATGTGGCAATCGTTTTCCACGGCTTGCCTTGCGGTTTCCTCCGGTGTTTGGAAGAGGGGGCCGATGTCGACGTCGTAGCCTAGGTCGGCGTAGCCGGTGGCGACGACCTTCGCGCCGCGGTCATGGCCGTCTTGACCCATTTTGGCAATCATGATCCGCGGACGCCGTCCTTCTTCCTCCTCGAATTTGTGGATGAGTTCCTTGATTTCCTCCATGGCAGGTGTGCTTCCGAATTCCTTGGCGTAGACGCCGGAAATGGAACGGATGTTCGCCTTATAGCGACCGACCACACTTTCGATAGCGTCAGATATCTCACCTAAAGTGGCGCGCTTGGAAGCGGCGTCAACGGCGAGTTCGAGGACGTTGCCGTCACCATCTCTCATGGCGTTGGCAATTGCTTCAAGGCTGGTTTTCACGGCGGCATTATCGCGCTCGGCCCGAAGCTTTTTCAGGCGTGCGATTTGGGATTCCCTTACAGCGGAATTATCGATGTCGAGAATTTCCAGGGGGTCTTCCTTTTCGAGTCGATACTTGTTGAGTCCGACGATGGTTTCCTTGCCGGAATCAATCCGGGCCTGCCGGCGTGCCGCCGCTTCCTCGATTCTCAGCTTGGGAATGCCTTCCTCGATCGCCTTGGTCATGCCGCCGTATTCTTCACACTCCTGAATGTGGCCCCAGGCTTTGTGCATGAGTTCGTGGGTGAGTGCTTCCACATAGTAACTGCCGCCCCAGGGGTCGATGAAACGGCACATGCCGGTTTCTTCCTGGATGAAGAGTTGGGTGTTCCGGGCGATCCGTGCAGAGAAATCGGTCGGCAGGGCGATCGCTTCATCCAGTGCGTTGGTATGCAGTGATTGGGTGTGTCCGCAGGCCGAGGCCATCGCTTCGATGGCGGTCCGGGTGACATTGTTGAACGGGTCCTGTTCGGTCAGGGACCAGCCGGAGGTTTGCGAGTGCGTGCGAAGGGCCAGCGACTTCGGGTTCTTCGGGTCGAACTGTTTGACAATCTTGGCCCAGAGCAGACGGGCCGCCCGCATCTTCGCTATCTCCATGAAGAAGTTCTTGCCGATTGCCCAGAAGAAGGAGAGGCGCGGGGCGAAGGCATCGATATCCAGGCCGGCATTCACGCCGGTGCGCAGGTATTCCAGCCCGTCAGCGAGGGTGTAGCCCATTTCCAGGTCGGCGGTCGCACCGGCCTCTTGCATGTGATAGCCCGAAATCGAGATCGAGTTGAACTTGGGCATGTTTTTCGACGTGTATTCGAAGATGTCACCGATAATCCTCATGGAGGGCGTGGGCGGGTAAATATAAGTGTTCCGCACCATGAATTCCTTGAGGATGTCGTTTTGGATCGTCCCGGCGAGTTGATCCAGTTTGCAGCCCTGTTCCAGTCCCGCCAGAATGTAGAATGCGAGCACGGGAATGACCGCACCGTTCATGGTCATGGACACAGAAACCTTGGAGAGGTCGATGTCGTTGAAGAGAATGTGCATGTCTTCAACCGAATCGATGGCGACCCCGGCCTTGCCCACATCGCCAACCACACGAGGGTGGTCGGAATCATATCCGCGGTGCGTTGCCAGGTCGAAGGCAACGGATAGGCCCTGCTGGCCGGCGGCGATATTCCGGCGGTAGAAGGCGTTGGATTCCTCGGCGGTCGAGAAGCCGGCATACTGCCGCACCGTCCAGGGTCGGAAAGCATACATCGTGGCGTAGGGCCCCCGCAGGTTGGGAGCAATCCCAGCAGTGTAGTCGAGGTGCTCCATCTTTTCGTAGCCCTGTTGAGTGTACAGTGGCTCGACGTCGATTTGCTCCATGGTCTCGTTGACCAATTCATCGACGCTCTTGCCGGTTTCGGCTTGGACTTGTTCGGCCCATTCCTCCCGGCTGGCGGCAGGCTTAGGGGCTTCGTAAGTGATTTCTGAGAAGTTCGGTTTCATTCTAAATAGTTCTCCGGTTTCGTTGGATCAGTTGTCCGTTTACAGGACGCCGAGGCCTTCGAGGTATCGGCGGTTGACTTCATAATTGTTCGACTTGACGAAGATATAGTCATCCATGCCGGCAGCACGGTAAGCCTCTTCCTGGTCGCCCGGAAAGCCGGCAAGCACGACCTGCATGTCCGGCATGGCTTGCTTGATCGCCTGGGCAAAGTCGGGGAATTGCGCCTCATAGTCGGCATCGGTTCCGCAGACAACGGTGATGCCCGCACCGGACGCCTCCAGTGCGGCAACCGCATCCTCAGGGCTTTCAAATCCCGCCGGTGAGATGATTTCAAAGCCGCCTGCGGCGAAGAACCCTCGGGTAAAGTCGGCTCTTAATTTGTGCCGGCGAAGCGGTCCCAGGTTGGTGAGGAATATCTTCGGCGCTGTGCCGCTGGCTTCGGCAAACTTCTGGGATGCTGCGCGGAGGGACTCATAGCCCTGGGCGAGGCGCATGCTCGGAAGGGGTTTGATTGCCTCGGTTGGCTCAGCGCTGGCCCGGATGGTGCGGGTGACCTCCCCGATGGTGGCCCCGTCGATAAAAGCATCGACAAGCGTCTCAACGGCATTCTCGCGCGTGGACTCGAGGATCTTCTCTAGCGCAGCCATAACCCTGACATCGGTGTCCTCGTCCGTCGCGGTGCGGGCGTCGGCGATTTCCTTGGCGCGTTGGTCACGAAGTTCAGCATAGTCCGGAATGCGGCTTTCCAGTTCTTTTTCTTCCAGGTTGGGATAGACGTTGGTGCCGATCAGGCTGGCTCGCCGTTGGTTGAGTTGTTGATGGTTCGATGCGTCGGTGGCCGCCAGTTTTTCGGCGATAAAGCCGTTTGTGAGTGCATCGGTCATGCCACCCTGGGCATCGATTTCCTGAAAGAAGGACCAGGACTTTTCACTGACTTCGTTGGTCAGCCACTCGATCGCCCAGGACCCGCCGGCCGGGTCGACTACCGAGGTGAGTTCGCATTCTTCCTGTAGGATGACTTGAGTGTTACGTGAGATCCGGCGACTGAATGCATCCGGGACACGGGCCACTTCATCGAAGTTGCCGACGCACATACTGTCGACCCCTCCGATAACCCCACTGAGTGCCTCCGTGGTGGTGCGGAGCATGTTCACATATGGGTCTTTTTGTGTTTTGTTATAAAGCCCGGTACGCGCGTGCATGTGAATCTTTTGCGCTTCCTTACCGCCTCCAAAGGCGGCGACCACTTGTGCCCAGAGCACCCGGGCAGCCCGCAGTTTGGCAATTTCCATGAAGAAGTTGCCGCCGATCGCGAAGCTGAAGCGGATTTGTTTGGCCGCATCATCCACGGATAAACCACGCTCTGTCAGTTCGGTGAGATAAGCCGCTCCGGTAGCCAGGGCGATGCCGAGTTCTTCTACGGCCGAAGCACCAGCCTGATGATATGGCAGGGTGGAGACTCCGACGGCCTGTACGCCTGGCGCGTGCTTTGTGCAATGTTCTGCGAGTACAGCTTGTTCTTCAAAGAGTGAGCCCAGGTCCGCAGGCGCTTGACCTGCGGCGGCTTTGACCGCGATCGGGTCCATCCCGAGACTGCCTTTTACTTTGGCGGGGTCGGCACCGATGGCCTTCAGCCAGGCGAAGAAAAGTGAGCCAACCGCCATGCCGGAGCAGCCGGTGCGGAGGTGAAAGCTGACCGCCTCCGGAACGATATCCTTGAAAGCGGCCTTGATGTCTTCGAGGCAGGCGAGTGAGAGGCCACAGGCTCCGACCTCGCCCACATGAGCCGCATCCGGATCGAGCCCCTTCAATGTGGCGATGTCGAGGATGACGTTCAATGCGTTTTGCCCGCGCATCAGATCGGCTGTCGCGGCCCGGTTGAAATCGATCGGTGTGCCGTAGGGGAGTTCCTGGGCGATTTCCCAGGGTTCTGCACTGTAGCCGGCAGCACTT of Coraliomargarita sinensis contains these proteins:
- a CDS encoding methylmalonyl-CoA mutase family protein, whose product is MKKASNDNAGLLKEFTAPTKQEWREAAEKLLKGAPFDKLMKRMTPEGILLEPIFWKDVLENLPAANTLPGFDSYLRGTSAAGYSAEPWEIAQELPYGTPIDFNRAATADLMRGQNALNVILDIATLKGLDPDAAHVGEVGACGLSLACLEDIKAAFKDIVPEAVSFHLRTGCSGMAVGSLFFAWLKAIGADPAKVKGSLGMDPIAVKAAAGQAPADLGSLFEEQAVLAEHCTKHAPGVQAVGVSTLPYHQAGASAVEELGIALATGAAYLTELTERGLSVDDAAKQIRFSFAIGGNFFMEIAKLRAARVLWAQVVAAFGGGKEAQKIHMHARTGLYNKTQKDPYVNMLRTTTEALSGVIGGVDSMCVGNFDEVARVPDAFSRRISRNTQVILQEECELTSVVDPAGGSWAIEWLTNEVSEKSWSFFQEIDAQGGMTDALTNGFIAEKLAATDASNHQQLNQRRASLIGTNVYPNLEEKELESRIPDYAELRDQRAKEIADARTATDEDTDVRVMAALEKILESTRENAVETLVDAFIDGATIGEVTRTIRASAEPTEAIKPLPSMRLAQGYESLRAASQKFAEASGTAPKIFLTNLGPLRRHKLRADFTRGFFAAGGFEIISPAGFESPEDAVAALEASGAGITVVCGTDADYEAQFPDFAQAIKQAMPDMQVVLAGFPGDQEEAYRAAGMDDYIFVKSNNYEVNRRYLEGLGVL
- the scpA gene encoding methylmalonyl-CoA mutase; the encoded protein is MKPNFSEITYEAPKPAASREEWAEQVQAETGKSVDELVNETMEQIDVEPLYTQQGYEKMEHLDYTAGIAPNLRGPYATMYAFRPWTVRQYAGFSTAEESNAFYRRNIAAGQQGLSVAFDLATHRGYDSDHPRVVGDVGKAGVAIDSVEDMHILFNDIDLSKVSVSMTMNGAVIPVLAFYILAGLEQGCKLDQLAGTIQNDILKEFMVRNTYIYPPTPSMRIIGDIFEYTSKNMPKFNSISISGYHMQEAGATADLEMGYTLADGLEYLRTGVNAGLDIDAFAPRLSFFWAIGKNFFMEIAKMRAARLLWAKIVKQFDPKNPKSLALRTHSQTSGWSLTEQDPFNNVTRTAIEAMASACGHTQSLHTNALDEAIALPTDFSARIARNTQLFIQEETGMCRFIDPWGGSYYVEALTHELMHKAWGHIQECEEYGGMTKAIEEGIPKLRIEEAAARRQARIDSGKETIVGLNKYRLEKEDPLEILDIDNSAVRESQIARLKKLRAERDNAAVKTSLEAIANAMRDGDGNVLELAVDAASKRATLGEISDAIESVVGRYKANIRSISGVYAKEFGSTPAMEEIKELIHKFEEEEGRRPRIMIAKMGQDGHDRGAKVVATGYADLGYDVDIGPLFQTPEETARQAVENDCHIVAMSSLAAGHKTLLPQLVDELKKLGREDIMVVCGGVIPAQDYDYLYEHGAKAIFGPGTVIPDAAKKMLQLLLEAQ